AAGGATCAGAATTTGGCTTCAAAGGATTGACCAAGTTTATTCATACGCCATACCATACTGAAAAAGGATTCAGTATAAGGTTTGATGACAGAGATGATCCATGGCCAGAAATCTATGAAGCCATTACCAATAAACACTTTGAATCTGACATTCAGTACATCGCCATTTATATCAGTCCATTCTCCAAGAACTCACCAGACAAATCAAGAAGGAAGATATACTACAAGCTGAAAGAATTGCTACTGAAAGAAGGCGTATCCTCACAGGTAATTGACGGAGAGAAGGTATTGACCAACGAAAAGTACTATTACAGCCTACCGAATATTGCTATCGCCATTTTAGCCAAACTGAACGGCATCCCTTGGAAGCTGGATACAAAGCTCAAAAATGAATTGATAGTAGGCATTGGAGCATTTAGAAACTCAGAAGTTGACATACAATATATAGGAAGTGCTTTTAGCTTCGCTAACAATGGGAAATTCAACCGTTTTGAGTGCTTCCAAAAAGACCAAACAAAGGAGTTAGCAGGTTCAATTATCAGGGCAGTAAAGGAGTATGCTAATGTAAATACAGGCATCAAACGGCTTGTGATACACTTCTACAAGAGTATGAGGCAAGATGAACTTCAACCAATAGAAGACGGCCTCAAAGACCTTGGATTAGACATTCCGGTATTTATAGTGTCCATCAACAAAACAGAATCCTCAGACATTGTTGCATTTGACAACAGTTGGAAAGACCTTATGCCAATGAGTGGCACATTCATAAAGGTTGGGTACAATAAATTCCTGTTATTCAACAACACACGATACAATCCAAAATTTTACAGCTTCCATGACGGTTTTCCGTTCCCGATCAAGCTGAAAATCTTTTGCACAGAAAAAGAGCTGGTAGAGGAATATAAGACCGTAAAAGAATTGATAGATCAGGTGTATCAGTTCAGCCGTATGTATTGGAAATCAGTAAGACAACAGAACTTACCAGTTACCATCAAATACCCTGAAATGGTCGCAGAAATGCTCCCTCATTTTGATGGTAATGAAATACCTGAATTTGGAAAAGACAACCTTTGGTTCTTGTAATGGACAGAATAGAAGAAATATTTAAAATTAAGGACGTAAAGCCGACTGCTGTAAGGATAGTAGTACTGCGCTACCTATTAGAACAAAAGAAAGCACAGTCTTTAAAGGACATTGAAGTTGGTCTCGATCAATCAGACAGAAGTTCAATTTTTCGCACACTAAAAACTTTTGAAGATCATAAGGTGATCCATAGTATCGAAGATGGCT
Above is a genomic segment from Cryomorphaceae bacterium 1068 containing:
- a CDS encoding Piwi domain-containing protein, with product MPSHTFNILTFNHPQEEQTFYFTDQEQANLTRIYKSLVPDEVIEKYGEQDHYYTSFTVEAEGFLAVSKPTSPQFETKTNEQGEERSYTIRNSTFSTSVLKRYYNSLIHSHFKEKGFLVKPNFVSDTEVWLPSAKQDTTGKYKIFDRFSLKVQFKTVSDSLELLVTFEGKSKIFKVPVSTLLEDVSPTDINWVVYEKGLYRFDELPDSGKREYDKVYPVWNFEIRDALMQGTEAPDKTNKYKKFREGIDKFYNQYLNTEEFKAIIPITSNGFIPVNKINVGSVNNSSNRLLFGEQKSGIVPMDGMKEHGPFDFSSTSKIHFFFIFHKDDQHIAQKMDGYFKGSEFGFKGLTKFIHTPYHTEKGFSIRFDDRDDPWPEIYEAITNKHFESDIQYIAIYISPFSKNSPDKSRRKIYYKLKELLLKEGVSSQVIDGEKVLTNEKYYYSLPNIAIAILAKLNGIPWKLDTKLKNELIVGIGAFRNSEVDIQYIGSAFSFANNGKFNRFECFQKDQTKELAGSIIRAVKEYANVNTGIKRLVIHFYKSMRQDELQPIEDGLKDLGLDIPVFIVSINKTESSDIVAFDNSWKDLMPMSGTFIKVGYNKFLLFNNTRYNPKFYSFHDGFPFPIKLKIFCTEKELVEEYKTVKELIDQVYQFSRMYWKSVRQQNLPVTIKYPEMVAEMLPHFDGNEIPEFGKDNLWFL
- a CDS encoding transcriptional repressor, which codes for MDRIEEIFKIKDVKPTAVRIVVLRYLLEQKKAQSLKDIEVGLDQSDRSSIFRTLKTFEDHKVIHSIEDGSGMTKYAVCVEGCNCDPEDLHYHFYCTSCEMTFCLLDHPIPLVNLPNNFKMAQANMVIKGLCDKCNQ